Proteins from a single region of Streptomyces sp. Tu 3180:
- a CDS encoding ComEA family DNA-binding protein: protein MALRSRSRTATATSGPGRDPASDGRARHRRPPSPRGRVRQGHRHGHRDRHAPAEELRRRAQALFGEDGDSDGAGDGAGGSGRAGRVPSWAVDRATAVDLPPVRSRGGAAAGGDAADAANRGSPGGVPDPVDPGDQVSPVSGEGRYRERFGLALRERLPLWVQTRCGLERRSVVALSVLLVVAVGFAVQHFWSGRTQPVRAPEVVRAAAPHGERGEGEAGREEGGPGAPAGAVEAGGPAGPGIVVDVSGKVRDPGIHRLPAGSRVEDALRAAGGVRPGTKTDGLNRARFLVDGEQVVVGGPAPVAGPDTGGGTAASGGAAGAPAGTGPAAPVSLSTATPDQLDALPGVGPVLARHIVDYRTRHGGFRSVDELREVDGIGDRRFEDLRDLVRP, encoded by the coding sequence ATGGCACTTCGATCACGTTCACGCACAGCGACGGCGACCAGCGGCCCGGGCCGTGACCCCGCGTCCGACGGGCGCGCACGTCATCGCCGGCCGCCCTCGCCCCGAGGACGGGTACGGCAGGGCCACCGGCACGGGCACCGGGACCGCCACGCGCCGGCGGAGGAACTCCGGCGGCGGGCGCAGGCCCTGTTCGGTGAGGACGGCGACAGCGACGGCGCCGGCGACGGGGCCGGGGGAAGCGGGAGGGCCGGGCGCGTCCCGAGCTGGGCCGTGGACCGTGCGACGGCGGTGGATCTCCCGCCGGTGCGTTCCCGCGGGGGCGCGGCCGCGGGAGGGGACGCGGCGGACGCCGCGAACCGGGGTTCTCCCGGGGGAGTGCCCGATCCGGTGGATCCGGGGGATCAGGTGAGCCCGGTGAGCGGGGAGGGCCGGTACCGGGAGCGGTTCGGGCTCGCGCTGCGGGAGCGCCTGCCGCTGTGGGTGCAGACGCGGTGCGGACTGGAACGACGGAGCGTGGTCGCGCTGTCGGTGCTGCTCGTGGTCGCCGTGGGGTTCGCCGTGCAGCACTTCTGGTCCGGGCGGACCCAGCCGGTGCGGGCGCCGGAGGTGGTGCGGGCGGCCGCTCCCCACGGGGAGCGGGGGGAGGGCGAAGCCGGCCGGGAGGAGGGCGGACCGGGCGCACCGGCCGGGGCGGTCGAGGCCGGCGGCCCGGCGGGGCCCGGGATCGTGGTCGACGTCAGCGGCAAGGTGCGTGACCCGGGGATCCACCGTCTGCCGGCCGGTTCGCGGGTCGAGGACGCGCTGCGGGCGGCGGGCGGGGTGCGGCCCGGGACGAAGACGGACGGCCTCAACCGCGCCCGGTTCCTGGTGGACGGGGAGCAGGTGGTCGTCGGAGGCCCGGCACCGGTCGCGGGGCCGGACACGGGAGGGGGCACCGCGGCCTCCGGCGGTGCGGCCGGTGCGCCCGCGGGCACCGGACCCGCTGCACCGGTGTCCCTCAGCACCGCCACACCGGACCAGCTCGACGCCCTGCCGGGGGTCGGTCCCGTGCTGGCCCGGCACATCGTCGACTACCGCACCCGGCACGGCGGTTTCCGCTCCGTGGACGAACTGCGCGAGGTCGACGGCATCGGCGACCGCCGCTTCGAGGACCTGCGCGATCTGGTGCGGCCGTGA
- a CDS encoding DegV family protein — MSRHVAIVTDSTAYLPARTMERHGITAVPLIVVLGNRALEEGTEISTRSLAQALQKRRPVTTSRPGPEVFAETYRRAAESGATGIVSLHLSAELSGTYDAAVVAARQAPVPVRVVDTGMIAMALGFCALAAAETAQAGGTVDEAVTAAEKRAAGTSAYFYVDTLDYLRRGGRIGAAQALLGSALAVKPLLQLAGGRIEPLEKVRTASRAIARLEEIAAERAGGADVDVAVHHLAAPDRASALADRLRARLPALADLHVSEVGAVIGAHTGPGLLGVVVSQR; from the coding sequence ATGTCCCGCCATGTCGCGATCGTCACCGATTCAACGGCCTACCTGCCGGCCCGGACGATGGAGCGGCACGGCATCACGGCGGTGCCGCTGATCGTGGTCCTCGGCAACCGCGCGCTCGAAGAGGGCACCGAGATCTCCACCCGCTCCCTCGCCCAGGCCCTGCAGAAGCGGCGCCCCGTCACGACCTCGCGGCCCGGTCCCGAGGTCTTCGCCGAGACCTACCGCAGGGCCGCCGAGTCCGGCGCCACCGGCATCGTCTCCCTCCACCTCTCCGCCGAACTCTCCGGCACCTACGACGCGGCGGTCGTCGCGGCGCGTCAGGCGCCGGTGCCGGTGCGGGTGGTGGACACCGGCATGATCGCGATGGCCCTCGGGTTCTGCGCACTGGCGGCGGCCGAGACCGCTCAGGCGGGCGGCACGGTGGACGAGGCGGTCACCGCCGCCGAGAAACGCGCGGCGGGCACCTCCGCCTACTTCTACGTCGACACCCTGGACTACCTGCGCCGCGGTGGCCGCATCGGCGCCGCGCAGGCCCTGCTGGGCTCGGCGCTCGCGGTGAAGCCGCTGCTGCAGCTGGCGGGCGGCCGCATCGAACCCCTGGAGAAGGTCCGCACCGCGTCCAGGGCGATCGCCCGTCTGGAGGAGATCGCGGCCGAACGGGCGGGCGGCGCCGACGTCGACGTCGCCGTCCACCACCTCGCCGCCCCGGACCGCGCGTCGGCCCTCGCGGACCGGCTGCGGGCCCGGCTGCCGGCCCTGGCCGACCTGCACGTCAGCGAGGTGGGAGCGGTGATCGGGGCGCACACGGGACCCGGCCTGCTGGGGGTCGTGGTCTCGCAGCGGTGA